One Candida dubliniensis CD36 chromosome 1, complete sequence genomic region harbors:
- a CDS encoding nuclear pore protein, putative (Similar to S. cerevisiae NUP49;~Similar to C. albicans NUP49), whose translation MFGSTTQSSATPSFGGFGSTNNTNSGSLFGAKPNTTTTTTGGSGGLFGSSTTQQQQPTSGGLFGAKPATNSTGGLFGSQPSTNTTTGGGLFGSQNNQQQQQQQSGGLFGGAQQQTNQTTNTSGGGLFGGAQQQTNQTTNTSGGGLFGSKPASTNTISGGGLFGGQSNTSNTTSTGGGLFGNKPSGGGLFGQQQSTTNTGSGVGGGLFGSGTSTNISGGGGGGGGLFGNKPATTTGGGLFGGQQQQQQQQQQQQQQQQIPTPQLTGMTRVGDLPQNIKNELEQFDKYINTQHLIATTLNSDMSKHNHLINTIPKDINYLQNKVLSTKQALKFDINQLLNLKNMNNEITEDINKIMQLILQLSTPGTKLSSSFQLNEFFIKKIKKYYQMLTQYESMIKELEIILTGLEKNCTEGFGNLFNIVQVIKSQYSLFMELTETMAQLHNEVNRLTK comes from the coding sequence atgtTTGGATCCACTACTCAATCATCAGCAACTCCATCTTTTGGAGGATTTGGATCAACTAACAATACCAACAGTGGTTCCTTGTTTGGAGCCAAACCCAacactacaacaacaacaaccggAGGAAGTGGTGGTTTGTTTGGATCTTCAACtactcaacaacaacaaccaacatCAGGAGGATTGTTTGGTGCTAAACCAGCAACAAATTCTACAGGTGGATTATTTGGATCTCAACCACTGACTAATACCACTACAGGAGGTGGTCTTTTTGGTTCTCAAAataaccaacaacaacaacagcaacaaagTGGTGGTTTATTTGGAGGagctcaacaacaaaccaatcaaacaacaaataccaGTGGGGGTGGATTGTTTGGAGGagctcaacaacaaaccaatcaaacaacaaataccaGTGGGGGTGGATTATTTGGTTCCAAACCAGCAAGCACTAATACCATCAGTGGAGGTGGATTATTTGGAGGTCAAAGTAATACTTCTAATACCACATCAACTGGAGGAGGATTATTTGGTAACAAACCTTCAGGAGGTGGACTTTTCGGTCAACAGCAATCTACTACAAACACTGGAAGTGGAGTAGGTGGAGGATTGTTTGGATCTGGAACATCCACTAATATTTCTGGTGGAGGAGGTGGAGGAGGAGGATTATTTGGAAATAAAcctgcaacaacaactggAGGTGGGTTGTTTGGTGGtcaacagcagcaacagcagcaacagcagcaacagcaacaacaacagcaaatACCGACACCACAATTAACTGGTATGACAAGAGTAGGTGATTTACCacaaaatatcaaaaatgaattagaacaatttgataaatatataaatactCAACATTTAATTGCTACCACATTAAATTCTGATATGTCAAAACATaatcatttgataaataCTATACCTAaagatataaattatttacaaaataaagTATTATCAACCAAACAAGcattaaaatttgatattaatcaattattaaatttaaaaaatatgaataatgaaataactgaagatataaataaaataatgcAATTAATATTACAATTAAGTACACCAGGaacaaaattatcaagttcatttcaattgaatgaatttttcattaaaaaaattaaaaaatattatcaaatgttAACTCAATATGAATCAATGattaaagaattagaaataattttaactggattagaaaaaaattgtacTGAAGGATTTggaaatttatttaatattgtTCAAGTTATTAAATCTCAATATAGTTTATTTATGGAATTAACTGAAACAATGGCTCAATTACATAATGAAGTGAATAGATTAACTAAATAA